A section of the Agrobacterium tumefaciens genome encodes:
- a CDS encoding SPFH domain-containing protein has translation MSSSITDKPVSTHHGYVAVSLIIAAIAIAIGMLAYQIHIWQSFGAFSFLPLLVSALLIGVAVFIGFGVFMIQPNESAVFTLFGKYQGTDQSAGLRWMNPFFSIQRISRRLQTHHIESIKVNDAAGNPIEIGAALVWHVGDCAKALLEVDDFKNFVAMQAETALRKIASQHPYDNWSGGDEGSGAQAIVSLRDGGEDITVNLVAELRNRVAAAGIEVTDARITHLAYAPEIASSMLRRQQAAAVIAARRTIVKGAVELVKEALMGLKEKNIEIDHERQAAMVSNMLVVLVGEKDATPVINAGTLYG, from the coding sequence ATGTCGTCTTCTATTACAGATAAACCGGTTTCCACCCACCACGGCTATGTTGCCGTCAGTCTCATCATTGCGGCGATCGCCATTGCCATCGGCATGCTCGCTTATCAGATCCATATCTGGCAGTCGTTCGGCGCGTTTTCCTTCCTGCCACTGCTGGTCTCGGCCCTGCTGATTGGCGTCGCGGTCTTCATCGGCTTCGGCGTCTTCATGATCCAGCCGAACGAAAGCGCGGTCTTTACCCTCTTCGGCAAATATCAGGGCACCGATCAGTCGGCCGGGCTTCGCTGGATGAATCCCTTCTTCAGCATTCAGCGTATCTCCCGTCGTCTCCAGACCCACCACATTGAATCGATCAAGGTCAATGATGCGGCGGGCAATCCCATCGAGATCGGAGCCGCGCTTGTTTGGCATGTCGGAGATTGCGCAAAGGCGCTTCTGGAAGTCGACGATTTCAAGAATTTCGTCGCCATGCAGGCAGAAACCGCCCTTCGCAAAATCGCCAGCCAGCACCCTTATGACAACTGGTCAGGAGGTGACGAGGGATCTGGCGCTCAGGCTATCGTTTCGCTGCGCGATGGCGGGGAAGATATAACCGTCAACCTCGTTGCTGAACTGCGCAATCGGGTCGCCGCCGCGGGCATCGAGGTCACCGACGCGCGCATCACGCACCTTGCCTACGCACCGGAAATCGCAAGCTCCATGCTGCGACGCCAGCAGGCGGCGGCGGTCATCGCGGCGCGACGCACGATCGTCAAGGGTGCCGTTGAGCTTGTAAAGGAAGCGCTTATGGGCTTGAAAGAGAAGAACATCGAAATCGACCACGAACGTCAGGCCGCCATGGTCTCCAACATGCTTGTCGTCCTCGTCGGCGAAAAGGACGCAACGCCGGTTATCAACGCCGGAACATTGTACGGATAA